From Nicotiana tabacum cultivar K326 chromosome 20, ASM71507v2, whole genome shotgun sequence, one genomic window encodes:
- the LOC142174380 gene encoding uncharacterized protein LOC142174380, which yields MVAFFQGNEDRLKEEERLRREKEREFSKRAKSAEISTMGDLKQEASVGYRVPGYPICNTCGKRHPGLCRLGTNGCFGCGQQGHFLRDCPSAKQNNGGNAAQSTNSAAHNNSQAQQGRGAAKSNDADGGRNRLYALADRQDTEARGDVVTGMLTIFTFDVYALIDPGSTLSYITPYIAKKFGIEPEKLCEPFKVSTPVGESVIARYIYKGCPVKVCHRLTVADLVELEMLDFDVIMGMDWLESCYAKVGCRTKIVSFEFPGEPVLEWKGDVVAPRGRFISYLKARKMISKGYIYHLVRVKDADAQIPTLQSVPIVNEFPGVFPEDLPGIPPDREIDFGIDLLPGTKPISIPPYRMAPAELKEGRREGGLSENRGSEELARPTLVSDIRSFLGLAGYYRHFVEGFSSISSPLTRLTQKKVKFQWSDACEKSFEELKKRLTSAPVLTLLEGNEGFVVYCDASGVGLGCVLMQHGKVIAYASRQLKAHEKNYPTHDLELAVVVFALKIWRHYLYGVHVDIFTDHKSLQYIFKQRELNLR from the exons ATGGTTGCCTTTTTTCAAGGGAACGAAGACAGGTTGAAGGAAGAAGAGCGACTACGGAGAGAGAAGGAGAGGGAATTCAGCAAGAGAGCTAAGTCTGCAGAAATTTCAACCATGGGGGATCTCAAGCAGGAG GCTAGTGTGGGCTACAGAGTCCCTGGTTACCCTATTTGCAACACGTGTGGTAAGAGGCACCCAGGGTTGTGTCGTTTGGGCACAAATGGTTGCTTTGGGTGCGGTCAGCAGGGCCACTTCTTGAGGGATTGTCCATCGGCAAAACAGAACAATGGAGGCAATGCAGCTCAGTCCACTAATTCAGCAGCCCATAATAACTCTCAGGCCCAACAAGGGCGCGGTGCAGCAAAGTCTAATGATGCAGACGGTGGTCGAAACCGCTTGTATGCACTGGCAGACCGTCAGGATACAGAGGCTCGtggagatgttgtcacaggtatgcTAACAATATTCACTTTTGATGTCTATGCTCTTATAGATCCAGGATCCACCCTATCTTATATAACCCCATATATTGCAAagaaatttgggatagaaccagaaaagTTGTGTGAACCCTTTAAAGTGTCCACTCCAGTTGGAGAATCAGTTATAGCAAGGTATATCTATAAGGGATGTCCAGTTAAAGTGTGTCATCGTCTTACTGTAGCAGACTTAGTAGAATTGGAGATGTTAGACTTCGATGTGatcatgggcatggattggttagagTCATGTTATGCCAAAGTGGGTTGTAGAACCAAAATAGTAAGTTTTGAGTTTCCCGGTGAACCAGTCTTAGAATGGAAGGGTGATGTAGTAGCACCtaggggtaggtttatttcctatcttaaagcCAGAAAGATGATCTCCAAGGGATATATCTATCACCTGGTTCGAGTTAAGGATGCAGATGCTCAGATCCCTACTCTCCAGTCGGTACCAATTGTAAATGAGTTTCCAGGAGTGTTTCCCGAAGATCTCCCTGGAATTCCTCCCGATAGagagattgactttggaattgatcTACTTCCAGGCACTAAACCAATATCCATTCCGCCTTACAgaatggccccagcagagttgaaaga GGGAAGGCGTGAAGGTGGACTCtcagaaaatagaggcagtgaagaattggctAGACCCACCTTAGTATCCGATATAAGAAGTTTCTTGGgcctagcaggatattataggcattttgtagagggattttcttctatcTCGTCCCCTTTGACTAGATTAACTCAGAAGAAAGTCAAGTTTCAATGGTCGGATGCGTGTGAGAAAAGTTTTGAGGAGTTAAAGAAGAGATTGACTTCAGCTCCAGTCTTGACACTACTAGAAGGAAACGAAGGGTTCgttgtttattgtgatgcttcaggggTTGGTCTGGGGTGTGTACTAATGCAGCACGGTAAAGTCATAGCCTACGCGTCGAGACAGCTCAAggctcacgagaagaattatccgactcATGACCTTGAATTAGCAGTTGTGGTGTTCGCGCttaagatttggcgccattatttgtatggggtacaTGTTGACATTTttacagatcacaagagtctccagtacatcttcaagcaaagagAATTAAATCTACGTTAG